The Chitinophagales bacterium genome has a window encoding:
- the purB gene encoding adenylosuccinate lyase, whose protein sequence is MQLSALTAISPVDGRYRNQLASLSPYFSEFGLIRYRVLVEVEYFIFLAQKKIFTLPAEVKPAKLRRIYTDFTIEDAQQIKDTERITNHDVKAVEYFLKEKLKAMGGEDVLEWVHFGLTSQDINNTAIPLSWKEAMENEYLPLLQNTVLAIKKMAKDWGEIPLLARTHGQPASPTMLGKEMMVFAERLEGQVRLLSHIPHAAKFGGATGNFNAHNVAFPGMNWEKLGNEFVNNKLGLERMQYTTQIEHYDNIAAQFDALKRINNILIDFSRDIWTYISMEYFRQKTKAGEIGSSAMPHKVNPIDFENAEGNLGIANAIYEHLSAKLPISRLQRDLTDSTVLRNIGVPLSHSYLALRSLEKGMGKLLLNKDKLKQDLDNNWAVVAEAIQTILRRENYPKPYEALKDLTRGKTSITKEDIHEFIKTLKVSATVKRELKAITPHNYTGIF, encoded by the coding sequence ATGCAATTATCAGCACTTACAGCAATCAGTCCCGTAGATGGACGTTATAGGAATCAACTGGCATCATTATCGCCTTATTTTTCTGAGTTCGGGCTTATCCGTTACCGGGTACTGGTAGAAGTAGAGTACTTCATCTTCCTGGCTCAAAAGAAGATATTTACCCTTCCGGCAGAAGTAAAGCCCGCGAAACTCCGCAGGATATATACAGACTTTACCATAGAAGATGCACAGCAGATAAAGGACACAGAACGTATCACGAATCATGATGTTAAAGCGGTAGAATACTTCCTGAAAGAAAAGCTGAAAGCTATGGGAGGTGAAGATGTTTTAGAGTGGGTACACTTTGGTCTCACCTCGCAGGATATCAATAATACCGCTATTCCCCTGAGCTGGAAAGAAGCGATGGAGAATGAATACCTGCCTTTATTGCAAAATACCGTTTTGGCTATAAAGAAGATGGCAAAAGATTGGGGTGAGATTCCTTTACTGGCACGTACGCATGGTCAACCGGCATCGCCTACCATGCTGGGCAAAGAAATGATGGTGTTTGCAGAAAGGCTTGAAGGCCAGGTACGCTTGCTGAGTCATATACCTCATGCTGCTAAGTTTGGTGGCGCTACGGGTAATTTCAATGCGCACAATGTAGCCTTCCCGGGTATGAACTGGGAGAAGCTCGGCAATGAATTCGTAAACAACAAACTGGGGCTGGAACGTATGCAGTACACCACCCAGATAGAGCATTACGATAATATCGCTGCCCAGTTTGATGCATTAAAGCGTATCAATAATATCCTCATAGATTTTTCTCGGGATATATGGACTTATATTTCAATGGAATACTTCAGGCAAAAGACAAAGGCCGGAGAGATAGGCAGTAGTGCTATGCCGCACAAAGTAAATCCTATTGATTTTGAAAATGCGGAAGGCAACCTGGGTATTGCTAATGCCATATACGAGCACCTGAGTGCCAAGTTGCCCATCAGCCGCCTGCAGCGCGACCTGACAGATAGCACCGTATTGCGTAATATAGGTGTGCCTTTATCACATAGCTACCTGGCATTGCGCAGCCTTGAGAAGGGAATGGGTAAACTGTTGCTGAATAAAGACAAACTGAAACAAGACCTGGATAACAACTGGGCAGTTGTGGCAGAAGCGATACAGACTATCCTGCGCAGGGAGAATTATCCTAAACCTTATGAGGCGTTAAAAGACCTGACACGTGGAAAGACAAGTATCACAAAAGAGGATATACATGAATTTATCAAGACACTCAAGGTATCTGCAACGGTCAAAAGGGAGCTCAAGGCAATAACCCCTCATAACTATACCGGCATATTTTAA
- a CDS encoding VIT1/CCC1 transporter family protein has protein sequence MATNKNLQTEVDASYLYGMLAAKETDKQVANVFAQMSDIEKGHALAFMRKTDHAATKLPPPSGRAKTLNLIGKLFGYDYVLGVLMDTEKSLSGAIIAGKRKNNMPISGMETNHVKILKAIAEKDAGTAVDMMTRLEKRHRSVGGNALRAAVLGGNDGLVSNFSLVMGVAGATEGGSGVLLAGLAGLLAGALSMALGEWISVKSSQELSENQMQLEMDELETNPEGEEQELALIYMAKGIPEEQAKSMARDIMSDTGRAHEILVKEELGINTEDLKGSAIEAALYSFFLFAIGAIIPVAPFLFTSGVQAIYLSVALSAAGLFLIGAAITLFTGRSVWYSGFRQVLFGLLAAAVTYGIGSLIGVSVG, from the coding sequence GAGTGATATAGAGAAGGGGCACGCGTTGGCTTTTATGCGCAAGACAGATCATGCTGCGACAAAATTACCGCCTCCGTCAGGTAGAGCTAAAACACTGAACCTTATAGGAAAGTTGTTTGGCTATGACTATGTTTTAGGTGTGCTTATGGACACGGAAAAAAGCTTGTCAGGAGCCATAATAGCCGGTAAAAGGAAAAATAACATGCCCATATCCGGCATGGAGACCAATCATGTAAAGATACTGAAGGCAATTGCTGAAAAGGATGCAGGCACAGCAGTGGATATGATGACACGGCTTGAAAAACGCCATCGTTCAGTAGGGGGGAATGCGCTGCGTGCAGCCGTGCTGGGGGGTAATGATGGACTGGTATCAAACTTTAGCCTTGTGATGGGAGTAGCGGGGGCAACAGAGGGAGGGAGTGGTGTTTTACTGGCTGGCCTGGCCGGCTTGCTGGCGGGTGCCTTGTCTATGGCGTTGGGCGAGTGGATATCCGTAAAAAGCTCCCAGGAGTTGTCAGAAAACCAGATGCAACTGGAAATGGATGAGTTGGAAACCAATCCTGAAGGAGAAGAACAGGAACTGGCATTGATATACATGGCAAAGGGTATACCTGAAGAGCAGGCAAAAAGCATGGCCCGGGATATTATGTCGGACACCGGGCGTGCACATGAGATATTGGTAAAAGAAGAGTTGGGTATTAATACCGAAGACCTGAAAGGCTCGGCGATAGAAGCTGCATTATACTCCTTTTTCCTGTTTGCCATAGGGGCTATAATACCGGTGGCTCCGTTTTTGTTTACAAGTGGAGTGCAGGCTATTTACCTGAGTGTGGCGTTAAGTGCCGCAGGTTTGTTTCTGATAGGCGCTGCAATAACCCTGTTTACCGGCAGGAGTGTATGGTATTCCGGTTTCAGGCAGGTATTGTTCGGTTTGCTGGCAGCCGCGGTTACTTATGGTATTGGCAGCCTTATAGGCGTATCGGTAGGGTAG
- a CDS encoding LysM peptidoglycan-binding domain-containing protein, whose translation MLRVLLFIFTLGIATPAISQIRVTADNPDIDTLRVVFYNDKWAIEHEVETGENLFMLSRRFHVPPALLADMNGVDFQTILQPGSILYIPFGPYNQAKGVSANRFDTRPLSYVVRKYDNMFRLAHLAGVSQRTMQDWNAMSDNYLEEGKHLFVGWVLYDASDAPVADTVSVNKQGIENKKEQEQKPVQNGSQSNGRKNKKGQTVIEYVIGNKYDTLPEIEKAYQAQTDKEEVVTEEKGTAVFYENKGKLKSSTTFFAFHNMAKPGTIIKVYNPGTDKTVFVKVLGPIPNTKQYYNCIIGISSGAKEVLMVTEDKAWCELKFAPSN comes from the coding sequence ATGCTCAGGGTGCTATTATTCATATTTACATTAGGAATTGCCACGCCGGCAATATCGCAGATAAGGGTAACAGCAGACAACCCGGATATCGACACACTACGCGTTGTGTTTTACAATGATAAGTGGGCGATTGAGCACGAAGTAGAAACAGGAGAGAATCTTTTCATGCTTTCGCGCAGGTTTCATGTTCCGCCGGCGTTACTGGCCGATATGAATGGTGTTGATTTCCAAACCATACTTCAACCGGGTTCAATACTATATATTCCTTTCGGTCCTTATAACCAGGCAAAGGGTGTTTCTGCTAATAGGTTTGACACAAGACCGCTTTCCTACGTTGTGCGCAAGTATGATAATATGTTCAGGTTAGCGCACCTTGCAGGTGTCTCTCAACGCACCATGCAAGACTGGAACGCAATGTCGGATAATTACCTGGAAGAAGGCAAGCATCTTTTTGTTGGCTGGGTTTTGTACGACGCATCAGATGCTCCGGTCGCTGATACAGTTTCTGTGAATAAACAGGGTATAGAAAATAAAAAAGAGCAAGAACAGAAGCCGGTGCAGAATGGCAGTCAGTCAAACGGTCGTAAAAATAAGAAGGGGCAGACTGTTATCGAATATGTAATAGGTAATAAGTACGATACGCTGCCTGAAATAGAAAAAGCATACCAGGCACAGACTGATAAAGAAGAAGTAGTGACAGAGGAGAAGGGCACAGCTGTGTTTTATGAAAATAAGGGTAAACTCAAAAGCAGCACAACTTTTTTTGCATTCCACAATATGGCAAAGCCGGGTACTATAATTAAGGTTTACAATCCGGGCACAGACAAAACGGTCTTTGTAAAAGTGCTGGGGCCTATACCAAACACCAAGCAATATTACAATTGTATCATTGGTATCAGCAGTGGTGCAAAAGAAGTATTGATGGTCACAGAAGATAAAGCCTGGTGTGAATTGAAATTTGCACCATCAAATTAA